A single region of the Salvia miltiorrhiza cultivar Shanhuang (shh) chromosome 8, IMPLAD_Smil_shh, whole genome shotgun sequence genome encodes:
- the LOC131001040 gene encoding protein NUCLEAR FUSION DEFECTIVE 4-like — protein sequence MGVKLSPASPAGKWLGLVTAVWVQAISGNNYTFSNYSDALKTLMGLTQLELNSLSVAKDVGKAFGIFAGLASDRLPTPVILLIGSVEGFVGYGVQWLVVSGRIQPLPYWAMCIFLCMGGNSTTWMNTAILVTCIRNFRKNRGPVSGILKGYVGLSTAIFTDVCSALFGDDPAKFLMMLTVVPFIVCLASMFFLREIPPSQTAGEEREETKFFGIINVIAVIIALYLLAFDVTGTHGRLFSQFFAAILLVLLASPLLIPIYLSMKNFIRSGSEGVDVEQSVREPLLVAPEVEKKLETVSAAEKRRPVLGEEHTIVEALQTVDFWILFGSFLCGVGTGMAVMNNLGQMGLALGYADVSMFVSLTSIWGFFGRIFSGSVSEYFVKRAGTPRPIWNAASQILMAVGYVVMAMAMPGSLYVGSIVVGFCYGVRLAVTVPTASELFGLKYYGLIYNILILNLPLGSFLFSGLLAGFLYDAQATSTAGGGNTCIGAHCYRLVFLVMAVVCVIGFALDVLLCMRTKTIYAKIYGSRKSKKSSPSNNAQ from the exons ATGGGTGTAAAACTCTCACCGGCCTCCCCCGCCGGCAAATGGCTCGGCCTTGTCACCGCCGTCTGGGTGCAAGCGATTTCCGGCAACAATTACACCTTCTCTAATTACTCCGACGCCCTCAAAACACTGATGGGCCTCACTCAACTCGAGCTCAACAGCCTCTCCGTCGCCAAAGACGTCGGCAAAGCATTCGGTATCTTCGCCGGACTCGCCTCCGACCGCCTTCCTACCCCCGTCATCCTCCTCATTGGCTCCGTCGAAGGCTTCGTCGGCTACGGCGTCCAATGGCTCGTCGTTAGCGGCCGAATCCAACCCCTCCCTTACTGGGCC ATGTGTATTTTTCTGTGTATGGGTGGAAACAGCACAACTTGGATGAACACGGCGATTTTGGTGACATGCATTCGGAATTTCCGGAAGAATCGGGGACCTGTTTCGGGGATCTTAAAAGGCTACGTCGGTTTGAGCACCGCCATCTTCACCGACGTCTGCTCCGCGTTGTTTGGCGACGATCCGGCAAAATTCCTGATGATGCTCACCGTCGTTCCGTTCATCGTCTGCCTGGCCTCCATGTTCTTCCTCCGCGAGATCCCGCCTTCCCAAACCGCTGGCGAGGAAAGGGAGGAGACGAAATTCTTCGGCATAATCAACGTCATCGCCGTGATCATCGCCCTCTACTTGCTAGCATTCGACGTGACCGGCACTCATGGCCGCCTATTCTCGCAATTCTTCGCCGCAATTCTCCTAGTTCTACTGGCCTCGCCTCTGTTGATCCCGATTTACCTCAGTATGAAAAATTTCATCCGTTCGGGCAGCGAAGGCGTGGACGTGGAGCAAAGTGTGAGGGAGCCGCTCCTTGTGGCGCCCGAGGTGGAGAAGAAGTTGGAAACGGTTTCGGCGGCGGAGAAGAGGCGGCCGGTGTTGGGAGAAGAGCACACGATTGTTGAGGCGCTGCAAACCGTGGATTTCTGGATCTTGTTCGGGTCGTTTTTGTGTGGAGTTGGAACGGGTATGGCTGTGATGAATAATCTGGGGCAGATGGGTCTGGCTCTCGGGTATGCGGATGTATCCATGTTCGTTTCGCTCACTAGCATTTGGGGATTTTTCGGTCGGATCTTTTCCGGGTCGGTTTCCGAGTACTTCGTCAA GAGGGCTGGAACACCTAGGCCAATTTGGAATGCAGCTTCACAGATTCTAATGGCAGTGGGATATGTTGTGATGGCCATGGCTATGCCAGGATCACTCTACGTGGGCTCCATCGTGGTCGGGTTTTGCTACGGCGTGCGCCTTGCCGTCACAGTTCCCACCGCTTCGGAGCTCTTCGGCCTCAAATACTATGGTCTCATTTACAATATTCTCATTCTCAACCTCCCGCTGGGCTCCTTCCTCTTCTCCGGCCTGCTGGCGGGCTTCCTCTACGACGCTCAGGCGACCAGCACGGCCGGAGGCGGCAACACATGTATAGGCGCCCATTGTTACAGGCTGGTGTTTCTGGTTATGGCGGTTGTGTGCGTGATTGGCTTCGCCCTTGATGTT